The following proteins come from a genomic window of Lachnoclostridium phytofermentans ISDg:
- a CDS encoding glycosyltransferase has translation MITISLCMIVKNEEDVLSRCLESAKDVVDEIIMVDTGSTDKTKEIAYQYTDKVYDFEWANDFSLARNYSFSKATKEYQMWLDADDIITEEDKQKILKLKSELDTNIDIVTFKYNTHFDKDNNPILTSTRGRLFKREKNYVWNDPIHEYVELRGNIYYANDIFITHKKEATYTDRNLKIYENQVQEGKKLSPRSLYYFARELKDHKRYIEAIYYFEQFLEGKLGWVEDNIASCYSLALCYKMLNQEDKVLKSLIRSFNYDAPRAEICCEFGYFYINKNDYQKASKWFLLATHLEKPNTLGFLLNDYWGFIPNLELSVCYDKLGEIEKAVLFNEAAAKYKPNSNAVLYNRNYFASLKQDKSY, from the coding sequence ATGATTACTATTAGTTTATGTATGATTGTTAAAAATGAAGAAGATGTTTTATCAAGATGTCTTGAAAGTGCAAAAGATGTGGTAGATGAAATTATTATGGTAGATACAGGATCGACAGACAAAACAAAAGAGATTGCCTATCAATATACCGATAAAGTATATGACTTTGAATGGGCAAATGATTTTTCTTTAGCGAGAAATTACTCTTTTTCAAAAGCAACCAAAGAGTATCAGATGTGGTTAGATGCCGATGATATCATAACCGAAGAAGACAAACAAAAAATATTAAAACTAAAAAGTGAATTAGATACAAATATTGATATTGTTACGTTTAAATATAATACTCATTTTGATAAAGACAACAACCCAATTTTAACTTCAACAAGAGGACGGTTGTTTAAAAGAGAAAAAAATTACGTATGGAATGATCCCATACACGAATACGTTGAACTTAGAGGTAACATATATTATGCCAATGATATTTTCATAACACATAAAAAAGAAGCCACTTACACCGACCGAAATTTGAAAATTTACGAAAATCAAGTACAAGAGGGCAAAAAACTTAGTCCGAGAAGTCTATATTATTTTGCACGTGAGTTAAAAGACCACAAAAGATATATAGAAGCTATTTATTATTTTGAGCAATTTCTTGAAGGTAAGTTGGGGTGGGTAGAAGATAATATAGCTTCCTGCTACAGCTTGGCATTATGCTACAAAATGCTTAATCAAGAAGATAAAGTCCTTAAGTCACTAATAAGAAGCTTTAACTATGATGCACCCAGAGCAGAAATATGTTGTGAATTTGGATATTTCTATATAAATAAAAATGACTACCAAAAGGCTTCAAAGTGGTTTTTATTAGCTACTCACTTGGAAAAACCAAACACATTAGGCTTTTTACTCAATGATTATTGGGGCTTTATACCGAATCTTGAATTGTCTGTATGTTACGATAAATTGGGTGAAATTGAAAAAGCGGTTTTGTTTAATGAAGCTGCTGCTAAGTATAAGCCAAATTCAAATGCAGTTTTATACAACAGAAATTATTTTGCATCATTGAAACAAGACAAATCTTATTAA
- a CDS encoding MarR family winged helix-turn-helix transcriptional regulator, protein MQLNQNSIEDILFEYVEQFRLIISPETWGNVLMECSKNEMLVLLFLYRKGESNMSQVAEYLNTPLNTATGIITRMENKKMVSRNRNSDDKRVVTIILTDIGKQQIDGIIKNFARYGQRLMDDLTQDELKILMCVMDKVLNMLRDVQHQDNQEMTKKIRKIPIE, encoded by the coding sequence TTGCAGTTAAATCAAAATAGTATAGAAGATATTTTATTTGAGTACGTGGAACAGTTTCGCCTTATTATTTCTCCGGAGACTTGGGGAAATGTCTTGATGGAGTGCTCAAAAAATGAAATGCTGGTGTTACTTTTTCTCTACCGAAAGGGAGAAAGCAATATGTCACAAGTTGCCGAGTATCTCAATACACCTCTAAACACAGCCACAGGTATTATTACCCGAATGGAGAATAAGAAGATGGTTTCGAGGAACCGTAATTCGGATGATAAACGGGTGGTAACCATTATATTAACTGACATCGGGAAGCAACAAATTGACGGAATTATCAAGAATTTTGCACGGTATGGTCAGCGGTTGATGGATGATTTGACACAAGACGAATTGAAGATCCTTATGTGTGTTATGGATAAAGTACTTAATATGCTACGTGATGTGCAACACCAGGATAACCAAGAGATGACTAAAAAGATAAGAAAGATACCAATTGAATAA